AAGCTCATGAGTCGTCTCCCTGGCTTTGAGACGCACAGAAGGGCGTCGGGCCAGTTGTCGCCCGTCCGGGATGATCGATCCCGCCCGGCCGATCAGATGTGGTAGATGTCGATGACGTGGTGGATGTAGTCGTTTTTCAGAACCACCGTCTTCTCTTTGATCAGTGGTGTCTCACCCGAAACATCCAGTGTGTAGAAGGACGTGCCGAAATAGGTGTCGGTCGCCTTGTAACGGAAGCTCAGCGTGAACCAGTTGAAGCGCAGCTTGCAGACACCGTCACGCTGCTCGATGACTTCGAGGTTGCTGATATTGTGCGAGGTGCGCGGTTCCGGCAGACTGGTGGCGCTCGACCGTTCCGTCTTGATGCGGAACACGCGATCCTCAAGGCCGCCGCGGTTGCCGTAATAGATCAGGGAGATCTCGCGCTGCGGGTCGGTGGTCAGGGCGCCATCGTCATCCCAGGCCGGCATCCAGAACACGGCGTCCGGTGCATAAAGCTGCACCCAGTCGTCCCATTGTTTTTCATCGAGCAGACGGGCCTCGCGGTGGAGGAAGGCCTGCAGAGCTTCATGGGTGATGGTCATGCGTTCCCCCGTCAAGCCAGCGTCTTCAGGCCGGACGATGCCTCTTCCACCGCCACGGCGCGGCGCATGGTGTCGAGCCAGTGCTGGTGCTGGACGACGAACAGCCCCTCGTCCTCGGTGCGGACACCGCTCATCAGTGGCTTCAGGTCAATGGCCTTGGCCGCCTCGTCGGCGCCGGTCACCCAATGGACCGCCCCACGCGACAGGTCGTTCCAGGGGGCGGCACTGCCGAGATAGCCGGTCTGGCAGGAGCGGAACTCCTCCAGGTCGTCCGGAGTGGCCAT
The sequence above is a segment of the Azospirillum sp. TSH100 genome. Coding sequences within it:
- the benB gene encoding benzoate 1,2-dioxygenase small subunit, whose protein sequence is MTITHEALQAFLHREARLLDEKQWDDWVQLYAPDAVFWMPAWDDDGALTTDPQREISLIYYGNRGGLEDRVFRIKTERSSATSLPEPRTSHNISNLEVIEQRDGVCKLRFNWFTLSFRYKATDTYFGTSFYTLDVSGETPLIKEKTVVLKNDYIHHVIDIYHI